DNA sequence from the Coffea eugenioides isolate CCC68of chromosome 9, Ceug_1.0, whole genome shotgun sequence genome:
GTAGTCATCATGTAGTGGGGTATGACGCCCCGCAAGATAGCAAATCTCCTTTTAAGAACACCAAATGTTCGCTCAATGACATTGCGGAGCATAGAATGTCTGTAATTAAAAAGTTCCTTGGCCGTGGCAAATCTCCCCCTTCTACGACCACTAACATCCGCTTGACGTCCTCTATAGGGTGGTAAGAAACCGGGTAAGTTTCGGTACGCGGAATCAACCAAGTAGTATTTGCCTATACCAAACGTATTGTCAAAAATGATAGCCATTAGTAGTGTAAAATTAATGCTAAATAGAAAAAACAATGGTTTAACTCGCATACCTGGGGGGGCATTGGGAAATGATTTGGGCCCGTTAGAGCCCCATCTAAAACACGAGCATCATGGGCACTTCCCTCCCAACCTGCATACACGTATGCGAATCTCATATCATGATCACATACAGCCAACACATTTTGTGATTGCACTCCGTGTCTATTTGTGTATGCCACCTGCTGTCCACTCGAAACAGAAGCGGGTATATGTGTCCCGTCAATGGCCCCAACTGCGTCCtttacaaaaaaacaaaaaagttaagGTGGAAATTTTGACGAATTTAATGAATTAAGGCAATTACCCACAAAATTAGTGTATTATTAGTTTTTTCCCACAAACTAAATttgcttaaaaaaaatattaggtAAACAGGTTAATTAATGAGCAAACAAGATGACGAACTATGATTACAAtaatattaaaatatattacTTAATGAGCGAAGTATTTCATCTTGTTGATTAGTGGGGGTTTTAATTAAACAGATGTATACAACAATAAATTAAAACCCTCAATATATTTCATCATCGGGTTTAATTAAAACCCCcatatattaattaattaaaaaattgtaatgatgaaatCACTACAATAAAACCCCCATTAATTGCTCATCCGAAGCAACTGATGAAATAGTTCATTAATCACTTCAGGACCAGGTGATTACTTCATCAATTTTGAGGCCTGCGATGTTTCTTTTATACATCTTTGCTTCATTGCCGCAAGCTTTTGTATTTGCCTATTTCATGATGTCACAGAAGCCCATTCCAAAAAGGGGAGATTTGCGAATAATGGGCACGGACCGGGTTTATAGCTTCTAGTTTGGATCTGCCACTTCTATTATTCTCATTTGCTCTACAAATCCTATTATTACCAATTACTATACAAACTAATATAAATATGAATTAAggtttcatatatatatatatatatatatatagaataaTTGTGATGTTAgtagaaaatcatttaaattaTATAGGCGttacttggatttttaatttcatcctaaaataatcttgtttttattttttttctttaacaaGTTCATATAACAATTCCATTAAtaccaatttttttattttacttgatGTTATATGGATAAGTTCAATATAAGTCAACTCATACACACAAGATATAAGTATATGGATAAGTTCGTATATTTGTTGACGCACTGGAAGTATCTGAACTGGTTATAGTCTTTATTCTCCtgtccaataaaaaaaattatccttTAAGTCTCAAATAGAAATCATTTAATAAAGCCAAGACACACCTATTTGTTAGCACACGAGTACTTATTCATCATATTCTACCATAGTAGCCAAGAACTAATCGAGTCTTAAAATTATTCCATTGCCGGTAAGGTAACAAGTCACAACTCAGCCCGGCAGTTACGAATTAAGCATCAAGCCATAAAGCATCTCCTATTCTCGTCCCACCCAATTCCAGTTTCTGCCGAGAGTCGCAGACCTTTTAATTTGGCAAATGCACGCCAAATCCTCCTCAAACGCGTGTATTTCGAATGGTAGACAGTCCACATATACTGCTTTCCCCAACTGGAATTAAGATGGGCAGCCAGTTTCATCCAGTTTGCCTCGGTGGAGATGTTTGGATTCCACTCCCCAATTTTTTTCCACTCAACGTATGTCATACAGAAGTGTATCTCCATGTTTTCATCCCAGTGAGCTTTTGCGGTAGTATGGTCACGAGGCATCTAGAGATTAAAGACCAAAGGAAGTGTATATCAGTTTGTAGTACTGGCA
Encoded proteins:
- the LOC113782207 gene encoding uncharacterized protein LOC113782207; translated protein: MAIIFDNTFGIGKYYLVDSAYRNLPGFLPPYRGRQADVSGRRRGRFATAKELFNYRHSMLRNVIERTFGVLKRRFAILRGVIPHYMMTTQINVVIACCAVHNFIRDQQLNDYYFANPDIGDLDTNGAIPPYPEIQPLHSPPEVINQWIGMRDAMANHMFNTYRNTCQR